The Carassius auratus strain Wakin chromosome 40, ASM336829v1, whole genome shotgun sequence genome has a segment encoding these proteins:
- the LOC113058568 gene encoding nuclear fragile X mental retardation-interacting protein 2-like, with amino-acid sequence MEKRPCEGATGVYISHGAENGPDRSNISVNNDQNHCQFQNEKTQTKKTENGKINGTLKEGEVTPTSFNPDSSLHPVNSNGDRHLLDIHLKNKPTRRAFTTDSTGDRKGRNTSRNSMDFKNDKSSELNTLEGKKEALATLNGVVSLNSLPLANGYPSKPGADNDGSGSESGYTSPKKRRAQRNGKAADNVTAFAQGKAMQQGGKQDHGPVAQDSKPELHLKAKEPTASATTPPLLVAELQRKNSDSKVAGKRFEDRSSKVKVSTSTKEDSWTLFKPPPVFPVDNSSAKIVPKISYASKVKENLNKTAQAGGEALTPAPQVPGRPPQVPMSAVKTITSASFTNGPLLGEGNGCPLPGPHFNASPLLATPAVAAENVASPLGSGTSAIGSSSTTSVAEPRKPSLFVYPVTPPNMQLSLPSGRQADPPAAPTNQKSLGDIFQNQWGLSFINEPSAGPESMACRSNRKEVPVEVSFQGGCPATVATQTSSASERPDPPPFPKAHEPEKRTNAQNFSRGVSGGATVASGAVPETSVPSLDAQRDETGVFGAIVFCSSSKDICAELCPTSPAAPKVALAKDQGHTKGFDRRSSWGSFDLKAAVIYHTKEMEYILNLQKQDPNRVVLYSESWDGPAQ; translated from the exons ATGGAGAAACGTCCCTGCGAAGGGGCAACCGGAGTATATATCAGTCATGGAGCAGAGAACGGCCCTGATCGATCGAACATATCGGTAAACAATGATCAGAACCACTGTCAGTTCCAGAACGAGAAAACGCAGACGAAGAAAACAG aaaatggcaaaataaatggaACTCTGAAGGAGGGAGAGGTGACTCCCACTTCTTTTAACCCAGACAGCTCCCTGCACCCTGTGAACAGCAATGGTGACAGACACCTGCTAGATATCCACTTGAAAAATAAGCCCACCCGACGGGCCTTTACCACTGACTCAACAGGGGACAGAAAAGGTAGAAACACTAGCAGGAACAGCATGGACTTCAAAAATGACAAGTCCTCAGAGTTGAACACACTTGAGGGCAAAAAGGAGGCTTTAGCTACTTTGAATGGTGTGGTGTCGCTCAACTCTTTACCACTTGCCAATGGTTACCCTAGCAAACCCGGAGCTGACAATGATGGCAGTGGCTCCGAGAGCGGATACACTTCTCCCAAGAAACGCCGGGCCCAGAGGAATGGCAAAGCCGCGGACAATGTGACTGCTTTTGCCCAGGGAAAAGCCATGCAGCAGGGCGGCAAACAAGACCACGGCCCTGTGGCACAGGACTCAAAACCCGAACTGCACCTAAAAGCCAAGGAACCAACTGCCTCTGCCACCACACCTCCTCTGCTGGTGGCTGAACTTCAGCGCAAGAACTCAGACAGCAAAGTGGCTGGCAAACGGTTTGAGGATCGCTCCAGCAAGGTTAAGGTGTCTACCTCCACCAAAGAGGACTCATGGACCTTGTTCAAGCCTCCGCCTGTCTTTCCTGTGGACAATAGTAGCGCTAAGATAGTGCCTAAGATTAGTTATGCAAGCAAAGTGAAGGAGAACCTCAATAAGACTGCCCAAGCTGGCGGGGAGGCTCTCACTCCTGCTCCCCAGGTGCCTGGGAGACCGCCACAGGTCCCCATGTCTGCGGTGAAAACCATCACCTCGGCTAGCTTTACCAACGGTCCCCTGCTGGGGGAAGGGAATGGTTGCCCCCTGCCTGGTCCCCATTTTAATGCCAGTCCTCTGCTGGCGACCCCAGCTGTTGCCGCTGAGAATGTAGCATCTCCCCTGGGTAGCGGCACTTCCGCCATCGGAAGTTCCTCCACAACCTCTGTGGCTGAGCCCAGGAAGCCCAGTCTGTTTGTTTACCCCGTCACCCCCCCCAATATGCAACTCTCACTTCCTAGCGGCCGCCAAGCCGATCCCCCTGCTGCTCCGACAAATCAGAAGTCTCTGGGGGACATTTTTCAGAATCAGTGGGGCTTGTCCTTTATCAATGAGCCTAGCGCCGGACCAGAGAGCATGGCGTGCCGCTCGAACAGAAAGGAGGTGCCGGTGGAGGTGAGCTTTCAGGGAGGCTGTCCTGCTACAGTGGCCACTCAGACTTCCAGTGCCTCTGAGAGACCAGATCCACCCCCCTTTCCCAAGGCTCACGAGCCAGAAAAACGGACTAATGCTCAGAATTTCAGTCGAGGAGTGAGTGGTGGTGCCACGGTGGCAAGCGGGGCCGTACCCGAGACCTCTGTACCCAGCCTGGATGCCCAGAGAGACGAGACGGGGGTTTTTGGTGCAATAGTATTTTGTTCTTCCTCTAAGGACATTTGTGCCGAGCTGTGTCCCACCTCCCCAGCAGCACCTAAGGTGGCTTTGGCCAAGGACCAGGGCCATACTAAGGGCTTTGACAGGAGGTCTAGTTGGGGGTCGTTTGATCTAAAAGCTGCTGTAATTTACCACACTAAAG aaatggaatatattttgaatttgcaAAAACAAG ATCCAAATCGAGTAGTTCTCTACAGTGAGTCATGGGACGGACCTGCTCAGTGA
- the LOC113058911 gene encoding uncharacterized protein LOC113058911, which translates to MDGFNSQNGMGRGRGVLRFVHAHQIGGADKIGPLFSTPIHTRSVDVQTPIVSQSSAISDDSVQLSDLNAVPLNLINDIVKQIGSSIGQNIVTCLESGVFGQNKQSDSTFNMSELSKVSLVVKHDVNEPVCFRGNGEEKISVDEWVESVKVYLRKREVPLKDQADEVLTKLQGRARDVVKVGLRSNPLIDLSKGPKPVFDLLKQHCGETVCSCMPLADFYATLPLQNEKPFDYWIRLHNAIDVAVEGLKRQGKTLDDPFREVTVMFIRNCPDPELSLIFKCKPLHEWAAADVQVRLDEYQRENKLQQRKSNTCEWHCMPCSVN; encoded by the coding sequence ATGGATGGATTTAATAGTCAGAATGGTATGGGAAGGGGGCGAGGAGTACTGAGGTTTGTGCATGCACATCAGATTGGTGGGGCTGATAAAATAGGTCCACTTTTCTCAACCCCTATTCACACAAGAAGTGTTGATGTGCAGACACCTATTGTGTCACAGTCTTCTGCCATCTCGGATGATTCTGTGCAATTATCTGATTTGAATGCTGTGCCGCTGAATCTGATTAATGACATAGTGAAACAGATAGGCAGCAGCATTGGCCAGAATATTGTCACCTGTCTTGAATCTGGGGTTTTTGGCCAAAACAAACAAAGTGATTCAACTTTTAATATGAGTGAATTGTCAAAAGTTAGCTTGGTTGTTAAGCATGATGTTAATGAGCCTGTATGTTTCAGAGGTAATGGGGAGGAGAAAATTTCTGTTGATGAGTGGGTGGAAAGTGTAAAAGTGTACTTGAGGAAGCGTGAAGTGCCCTTAAAAGACCAAGCTGACGAAGTACTGACTAAGTTGCAGGGCAGAGCACGTGATGTGGTGAAGGTTGGACTGAGAAGTAACCCATTGATCGACCTCAGTAAGGGTCCAAAGCCAGTTTTTGACCTGCTCAAACAACATTGTGGTGAAACTGTGTGTTCGTGCATGCCGTTGGCAGATTTTTATGCCACATTGCCTTTGCAAAACGAGAAGCCATTCGACTATTGGATTCGGCTGCACAATGCTATTGACGTTGCCGTGGAAGGACTGAAGAGACAGGGGAAAACTCTAGATGACCCCTTTCGTGAAGTTACTGTAATGTTCATCAGGAACTGTCCGGATCCAGAGCTGTCTCTTATATTCAAATGTAAGCCACTGCACGAATGGGCTGCGGCTGATGTGCAGGTTAGACTGGATGAGTATCAAAGGGAGAATAAGCTTCAACAACGCAAGTCTAACACATGTGAGTGGCATTGCATGCCATGCTCAGTCAACTGA